In one window of Camelina sativa cultivar DH55 chromosome 15, Cs, whole genome shotgun sequence DNA:
- the LOC104748705 gene encoding uncharacterized protein At4g02000-like gives MARTKQTARISTGGKGPRIQLATKAARKHGVPYNGGVKRAHHYRPGPAVLRPHAKITISDPFKNNRVRGIALSRDRFQFIFKNEEDIHEILKTGVWTQDDWGVVMERWVENPPPDYLKFMPVWIRLSYDSALARNRRLLKPTLQDRGRVLTALPAQWELYDRVHGRILDDSYVQFRFSSESDLASVLRRGPWVFEKWFVALQRWEDFPGEDFLTSIDLWVQIRGIPLPYVSNTTVRFIANTLGEVVALDFNDETTTQIAFIRVKIRFELTNRLRFFRKVRFETGERAMIGRRSVIRHSSCTGDIKSDQSSAISSYSPISQPPRPASPAPNLEEFLAANPLQCFPSSSSASIKISSDSLFSKTGNPKENYEIGESSKRKKGKQVHMETDRNTRQCRKDPGLRFYPVLP, from the exons atggCACGAACGAAGCAAACTGCAAGGATATCCACCGGGGGTAAAGGTCCAAGGATACAACTCGCCACCAAAGCCGCAAGGAAACATGGTGTACCGTACAACGGTGGTGTTAAGAGGGCTCACCATTACCGTCCCGGACCGGCTGTACTTC gTCCACATGCTAAAATCACAATCTCAGAtccatttaaaaataatagGGTTAGAGGAATTGCTCTATCGAGAGATAGGTTCCAGTTCATCTTCaagaatgaagaagacataCATGAGATCTTAAAAACTGGGGTTTGGACGCAAGATGATTGGGGTGTTGTTATGGAAAGATGGGTTGAAAATCCTCCTCCTGATTATCTGAAGTTTATGCCGGTTTGGATTAGACTCT CTTATGATAGTGCTCTGGCAAGGAATAGACGTCTGCTTAAACCTACTCTCCAAGACCGTGGGCGTGTCTTAACTGCCCTACCTGCTCAATGGGAGCTTTACGACAGGGTGCACGGTCGAATTCTGGATGATAGTTATGTTCAATTCAGGTTTAGTTCAGAGAGTGACTTAGCCTCTGTTCTCAGAAGGGGACCCTGGGTGTTTGAAAAATGGTTTGTTGCTCTTCAAAGGTGGGAAGACTTTCCTGGAGAGGATTTCCTTACATCTATTGACCTGTGGGTTCAAATCAGAGGTATCCCCCTTCCTTATGTCTCTAACACAACGGTTAGGTTCATTGCTAATACTCTTGGTGAGGTTGTTGCCTTGGATTTCAATGATGAGACTACTACACAGATAGCCTTTATCAGGGTAAAGATTAGATTTGAACTTACAAACCGACTTCGCTTCTTTAGAAAGGTCAGATTTGAAACTGGAGAAAGAGCCATGATAG gaagaagaagtgttATCCGTCACAGCAGCTGTACTGGAGACATTAAATCAGATCAGAGCTCCGCAATCTCTTCCTATTCCCCTATCTCTCAGCCGCCGAGACCTGCTTCTCCAGCGCCGAATCTTGAGGAGTTTTTAGCTGCTAACCCTCTCCAATGTTTCCCGTCTTCAAGTTCAGCCTCCATCAAAATCTCATCAGATTCTCTGTTTTCTAAAACTggaaatccaaaagaaaattatgaaattggtGAGAGCTCGAAGAGGAAAAAAGGGAAACAGGTGCACATGGAGACTGATAGGAACACACGTCAATGCAGAAAGGATCCAGGACTGAGGTTCTATCCGGTTTTACCATAA
- the LOC104748706 gene encoding uncharacterized protein LOC104748706, with product MDEAYKLQSVWYHHEELNSAVEGDSDSRFSKWNDEIFRLYEAADEFMADEYGNMADLGDSGEGEEKKEDDFLAKLADAETPLYPSCVNHKTFSKMLPKDNVLHTSLYEVKKFLKSFDMGYQKIHACVNDCYLFIKKYKTLDKCPKCKTSRWKTNKQTGEVNKGVPQKVLRYFPIIPRLKRMFKSEKMAKDLRWHFTNKSSDGKLQHPVDSVTWNHMNDKYPSFAAEERNMRLGLSTDRFNPFNMKNTKYSCWPVLLVNYNLPPDLCMKKENIMLTLLILGPQQPGCKVKGQMGCPLCGKNTNSMWLKFSRKHVYMSHRKILPPTHSFRGKKSWFDGKAEHGRKGRILSGQEISQNLKNFKNDFGNLKKSVRKRKSTDCTGMMSDSEDLSTDSSEDEDEGIEVDEGIEVDEDELSRWKKRSIFFNLPYWDDLPVRHNLDVMHVERNVAASIVSTLLHCGKSKDGLQTRKDLKYLGIRKDLHPKTQGKRTYLPAAPWSFSKTEKKVFCKRIFDFKGPDDYCSDISKGVSLDDCNITGLKSHDYHVLMQQLLPIALRVHLGREARLDGPVHFRWMYPFERYMMVLKDFVRNPARPEGCMAESYLVEECIHFCSEFLKKTTNVEEKLDRNTEYENSYILEGRPISASTSITLTEMETKIAHLAVIQNVAVVDPYVDEHLQYLQDSNGRCRSDASHLWKMHTEKFADWLKKKIPLDSDVHEKTLTWLAYGPRSSARSYIGYILNGQRFHTCSVDRKSQTSGILYEATAVCRSSAKDTSQVVDMAVMSNGVKVDDGFTLVNLNHSQISFLRDPYILASQAKQVFYSREDETSSWYAIMRGTSRRYISNEFDDGVVDIGPLPSTVDMEVNLDEDETASRDCEGIYV from the exons ATGGATGAGGCATATAAGCTACAGTCTGTATGGTATCATCATGAAGAATTGAATTCAGCGGTTGAAGGTGACAGTGACAGCAGATTCAGCAAGTGGAATGATGAGATTTTTAGGTTATATGAAGCAGCTGATGAGTTTATGGCTGATGAGTATGGTAATATGGCTGACTTAGGTGATAGTGGAGAGggtgaagaaaagaaagaagatgattttCTTGCAAAACTTGCAGATGCTGAAACACCCTTGTATCCAAGTTGTGTCAATCATA AAACATTTTCGAAGATGTTACCAAAGGATAATGTGCTACACACATCACTGTACGAGGTGAAGAAATTTCTGAAATCATTTGATATGGGTTACCAGAAGATTCATGCATGCGTCAATGATTGTTATCTGTTCATAAAAAAGTACAAGACGCTTGATAAGTGTCCTAAATGCAAGACTTCTAGGTGGAAGACTAACAAGCAAACTGGTGAAGTAAACAAAGGTGTTCCACAGAAAGTATTAAGATACTTTCCGATTATACCAAGGCTCAAGAGAATGTTCAAATCAGAGAAAATGGCCAAGGACTTAAGGTGGCATTTCACTAACAAGAGCAGTGATGGAAAACTTCAACACCCTGTAGATTCAGTTACTTGGAATCATATGAACGACAAATATCCTTCTTTTGCAGCTGAAGAAAGAAACATGCGGCTTGGACTTTCCACAGATAGATTTAATCCATTCAATATGAAGAACACCAAGTATAGTTGCTGGCCTGTTTTACTAGTAAACTACAATTTGCCACCGGATTTGTgtatgaagaaggagaacatCATGCTTACGCTACTGATTCTTGGACCACAACAACCTG GATGCAAAGTAAAAGGTCAAATGGGCTGTCCTTTATGTGGGAAAAATACAAACAGCATGTGGTTAAAGTTCAGCCGAAAACATGTCTACATGAGTCATAGAAAGATTTTGCCACCAACACATAGTTTCAGAGGAAAGAAGTCGTGGTTTGATGGTAAAGCTGAACATGGGAGAAAGGGAAGGATATTAAGTGGCCAGGAAATTTCTCAAAACCTGAAAAATTTCAAGAATGACTTTGGAAATCTGAAAAAATCTGTCCGCAAGAGGAAAAGTACAGATTGTACTGGAATGATGTCTGATAGTGAGGATTTATCCACTGATTCAtctgaggatgaagatgagGGAATAGAAGTAGATGAGGGAATAGAAGTAGACGAGGATGAGTTATCTAGATGGAAGAAAAGatctatttttttcaatctaCCTTATTGGGAC GATCTTCCGGTAAGGCATAACTTAGACGTAATGCATGTGGAGAGAAATGTGGCTGCAAGTATTGTATCTACTTTGCTACATTGTGGGAAATCAAAGGATGGTCTTCAGACACGTAAGGATCTAAAATATCTGGGTATTAGAAAGGATTTGCATCctaaaacacaaggaaaaagaACATACCTTCCAGCAGCTCCTTGGTCATTTTCGAAGACAGAGAAGAAAGTCTTTTGTAAGCGAATTTTTGACTTCAAAGGACCAGATGACTACTGTTCAGACATATCAAAAGGCGTATCATTAGACGACTGTAATATCACTGGTCTGAAATCACACGATTATCACGTCTTAATGCAACAGCTACTTCCTATTGCACTTAGAG TACATCTAGGAAGAGAAGCACGGCTAGATGGACCAGTCCATTTTAGATGGATGTACCCATTTGAAAG GTATATGATGGTTCTTAAAGATTTTGTAAGAAACCCGGCAAGACCTGAGGGGTGTATGGCCGAGTCATATCTCGTTGAAGAATGCATTCACTTTTGTAGTGAATTTCTGAAGAAGACTACAAATGTAGAGGAAAAACTAGATAGAAACACTGAATATGAGAATAGTTATATACTAGAGGGTCGCCCAATATCTGCAAGCACTTCAATTACTCTTACTGAAATGGAGACAAAAATTGCCCACCTTGCTGTTATACAAAACGTGGCTGTTGTTGATCCTTATGTCGA TGAGCACCTTCAGTACCTTCAAGACTCAAATGGGAGATGTAGATCTGATGCATCACATTTATGGAAGATGCATACAGAAAAGTTTGCGGATTGGCTAAAAAAAAAG atcCCGCTTGATTCCGATGTACATGAAAAAACACTTACATGGTTGGCTTATGGTCCACGTAGTTCTGCTCGGTCGTATATAGGATATATTCTTAATGGGCAACGGTTTCACACTTGTTCAGTTGATAGAAAAAGTCAGACTAGTGGGATCTTGTATGAGGCTACAGCAGTATGTAGGTCTAGTGCGAAAGACACCTCACAAGTAGTTGATATG GCAGTAATGAGTAATGGAGTGAAGGTAGATGATGGTTTCACACTAGTTAACCTGAATCATAGTCAGATCTCATTCTTAAGGGATCCATATATTTTAGCTTCGCAAGCAAAGCAAGTGTTCTACTCAAGGGAAGACGAGACATCAAGTTGGTATGCTATTATGAGAGGTACTTCAAGAAGATACATCAGTAATGAGTTTGATGATGGAGTTGTAGACATTGGGCCGTTGCCATCAACTGTTGATATGGAAGTTAATTTAGATGAAGATGAGACAGCCAGTAGGGATTGTGAAGGTATATATGTTTGA
- the LOC104747345 gene encoding gibberellin-regulated protein 7-like, producing MKIIVSILVLASLLLVTSSLASATVSDAFGSGAAAPAPQIKDGPALETWCGQKCEARCKEAGLKDRCLKYCGICCKDCQCVPSGTYGNKHECPCYRDKLTNKGTPKCP from the exons atgaagataATTGTCTCCATCTTGGTTCTAGCTTCACTTCTTCTAGTCACTTCATCTCTTGCTTCTGCTACTGTCTCAG ATGCTTTTGGTAGTGGCGCAGCAGCCCCGGCGCCTCAGATCAAAGATGGACCGGCATTAGAGACATGGTGTGGACAGAAGTGTGAAGCGAGATGCAAAGAAGCGGGGTTGAAAGATCGGTGTTTGAAGTATTGTGGGATATGTTGCAAAGACTGTCAGTGTGTTCCTTCCGGCACTTATGGGAACAAGCATGAATGTCCTTGCTATCGTGACAAGCTCACTAACAAAGGCACTCCTAAATGTCCTTGA